In Oligoflexia bacterium, a genomic segment contains:
- a CDS encoding NifU family protein encodes MSETVEISLEFTPNPNSLKYVVNRVLLESGAASFSSIESATPSPLAVKLLNLPGLVGVMLGRNFITITKSDASDWDKIHQASSDLIKAHLENNETVLEKTHSNAPANHSSATGEIETKIKEILDAEIRPAVAMDGGDITFDKYEDGTVYLFLQGSCSGCPSSTMTLKMGIESRLKEMIPEIREVVAI; translated from the coding sequence ATGTCAGAAACTGTAGAAATTTCTCTCGAATTTACACCAAATCCTAACTCACTTAAGTACGTAGTAAATCGTGTTTTACTTGAATCAGGAGCTGCGAGTTTTTCAAGCATTGAATCAGCAACACCGTCACCACTAGCAGTAAAATTATTAAATCTACCCGGTCTTGTGGGTGTTATGTTGGGTCGCAATTTTATCACCATAACAAAAAGTGATGCTAGTGATTGGGATAAAATTCATCAGGCTAGTTCTGATTTAATTAAGGCGCATCTTGAAAATAATGAAACTGTTTTAGAAAAAACACATTCCAATGCTCCCGCCAATCACTCAAGTGCAACAGGAGAAATCGAAACAAAAATTAAGGAAATACTTGATGCTGAAATCAGGCCCGCAGTGGCAATGGATGGCGGCGATATCACTTTTGATAAATACGAAGACGGCACGGTTTATCTTTTTCTCCAAGGTTCTTGTTCAGGGTGTCCAAGTTCAACAATGACACTGAAAATGGGAATTGAATCTCGCCTTAAAGAAATGATTCCCGAAATTCGCGAAGTAGTGGCAATATAA
- a CDS encoding hybrid sensor histidine kinase/response regulator, translating to MKSNQNAVKVEKIPVQPELIVSRRILVVEDEIEIAQAYRDILSPVAKVISIKSSRSKKEELTTDDNFIDNFEVTTVHNGEQAVQEVKKALAENKPYAMGFFDVLLGDGIDGIETVKQIHALDPHMYAVLVTAYQDRNINSIQKIFGKEFSDRWDYLNKPFSEGEILQKARNMVSMWNIRQRDIALREHLDELKKRIFDNEKTLMVAAVARNVGHEFGNILLQIMGRADLSKDGAEPEMKKALETILIATEHASKVLERFKNLVKPSDTGGSFNKINIATPIDETILLMKHELMRSRINVVVSLEGLPLVYINHTAMVQVFMNLIINATHAIGDKGKIEITGQVVDDQIEIKIHDSGPGIPEENFATIFDAFFTTKGAKGTGLGLSICKEVIEITHGGNLSVSNHPQGGAEFRILIPIDGEGEGL from the coding sequence ATGAAAAGCAATCAAAATGCCGTAAAAGTTGAAAAAATTCCAGTACAACCTGAACTGATTGTAAGTCGTCGAATTCTTGTGGTGGAAGATGAAATTGAGATTGCACAAGCCTATCGCGATATCTTAAGCCCGGTGGCAAAAGTAATTTCAATTAAAAGCAGCCGTTCAAAAAAAGAAGAACTTACTACGGATGATAATTTTATTGATAATTTTGAAGTAACAACCGTTCACAATGGTGAACAAGCAGTGCAAGAGGTTAAAAAAGCCTTAGCCGAGAATAAACCATATGCCATGGGATTTTTTGACGTGCTCTTGGGTGATGGCATAGATGGTATTGAAACAGTAAAGCAGATTCATGCTTTGGATCCTCATATGTACGCAGTGCTTGTAACCGCGTATCAAGATAGAAATATAAATTCAATTCAAAAAATATTTGGCAAAGAATTCTCAGACCGTTGGGACTATCTTAATAAACCTTTTTCCGAGGGCGAAATACTACAAAAAGCACGCAATATGGTTTCGATGTGGAATATCAGGCAACGAGATATTGCTCTGCGTGAACATCTAGACGAACTCAAGAAGCGCATATTTGATAATGAAAAAACATTGATGGTTGCAGCGGTTGCAAGAAACGTTGGTCATGAATTTGGAAATATTTTACTGCAAATCATGGGGCGTGCTGATTTATCAAAAGATGGCGCTGAACCGGAAATGAAAAAAGCACTCGAAACAATATTAATTGCAACTGAACACGCGAGTAAAGTTTTAGAGCGTTTTAAAAATCTTGTGAAGCCGTCTGATACGGGTGGAAGTTTTAATAAAATTAATATCGCAACTCCCATTGATGAAACCATACTTCTGATGAAACATGAACTCATGCGTTCGCGCATTAATGTTGTTGTTAGTCTTGAGGGGCTTCCTCTGGTTTACATAAATCATACGGCAATGGTCCAGGTATTTATGAATCTTATCATCAATGCAACACACGCTATTGGAGATAAGGGAAAAATAGAAATTACTGGCCAAGTTGTCGATGATCAAATTGAAATTAAAATTCATGATTCTGGCCCTGGGATACCTGAAGAAAATTTCGCTACAATATTTGATGCGTTTTTTACGACCAAAGGGGCCAAGGGGACGGGTCTTGGTTTATCAATTTGCAAAGAAGTTATTGAAATCACACACGGTGGAAATCTGAGTGTATCTAATCACCCTCAAGGTGGTGCTGAGTTTCGCATCCTTATACCAATTGATGGTGAAGGAGAGGGTTTATGA
- the grxD gene encoding Grx4 family monothiol glutaredoxin, with product MDDLKKKIEEQVKSNRIVIYMKGTQDFPQCGFSNQAVQVLKTLNEPILSVDVLSDDPLWTALEEFTQWPTVPQIFINGEFIGGCDIVTELHERGELPKIAEKKH from the coding sequence ATGGACGATCTAAAAAAGAAAATTGAAGAGCAAGTTAAGAGTAATAGAATCGTAATCTACATGAAGGGCACTCAAGATTTCCCTCAATGTGGTTTCTCAAATCAGGCTGTTCAAGTTTTGAAAACTTTAAATGAGCCCATACTATCAGTTGATGTGCTTTCTGATGATCCACTTTGGACAGCACTAGAAGAATTCACACAATGGCCTACAGTTCCTCAGATCTTTATAAACGGTGAGTTTATTGGCGGCTGTGACATAGTTACCGAGCTTCATGAGCGCGGTGAATTGCCAAAAATCGCTGAGAAAAAACACTAA
- a CDS encoding BolA/IbaG family iron-sulfur metabolism protein, with amino-acid sequence MTQSELQKKIEVKFPGSTVQVNDLTGTSDHWQVLVVSASFVGKSMIEQHRMVKGVFEADIASGEVHALSLKTFTPDEWEKRR; translated from the coding sequence ATGACTCAATCAGAACTCCAAAAGAAAATTGAAGTGAAATTTCCTGGCTCTACAGTTCAGGTAAACGACCTCACGGGCACCTCAGATCACTGGCAGGTACTTGTGGTCTCAGCTTCTTTTGTAGGTAAATCTATGATAGAGCAACACCGCATGGTTAAAGGCGTCTTTGAAGCAGATATTGCTTCAGGCGAAGTACATGCATTGTCATTAAAAACATTCACCCCAGATGAATGGGAAAAAAGGCGGTAA
- a CDS encoding ATP-binding protein, with product MKLRFSIRYKILSVVTVLLVGALGLYLLLATRIFESDKKALVFDLNKSVVTTLAAEVETSLLGAADKLKLYALIFAGNLERRTQTAFQEIVEKDPLLVRLELYELGFSKNMKRISQITDKSFAELYKVDEKYYDEILPAIREIPFDLIQSKSLAVWNATIPQGPALIGMGISVIREGSSGTPEKLMAVVGYVKADQFLKNLKTSTLTQAFIIGADGRVLIHAKPTYMSEARDFSKSPIVNEFRRGSFSTGVMEYSDQGKEQLGAYSRVSVGGLGIISQVESARAFMAVKQLITRSLLFALIITTVTFIATIFFSRTLTQPLQKLMEAMEKVSAGNLDAALQIKSHDEIAVLSNSFNRMTLDLKSSRVQLEEINRELENKVIDRTKKLEEQNHAVKEAQEALLRTTRLASVGEIAGRTAHEVLNPLTSLMTRIQKVQKRLNDEVLTHKDLLGQIVKAWQEEIQEKGFEGFLRSLQEPSSIDPKMTLMQEDLHNITQIFKHWDDDMGTLEKDTNFLMQQAGRIEKILKQMRSLSAVSSSRAKMKIHPILHDAVNIVADLFAKNKIQVIEKYNASIDSSNIDRDELIQVLTNLMRNALYAVAELKDPTKKGFVRIETFNDGNKLCIDISDNGIGISKENQIKLFESQFSTKSPELGTGLGLSISRRFVRAFHGDLYLVHSDSNAETKFRIELPLSQNTQREVAA from the coding sequence GTGAAATTAAGATTCTCCATTCGTTACAAGATCTTATCAGTTGTGACTGTTCTCTTGGTGGGAGCACTTGGTCTCTATTTATTATTAGCAACACGCATTTTTGAGAGTGATAAAAAGGCTCTCGTATTTGATCTAAATAAGAGTGTGGTTACAACACTTGCTGCAGAAGTTGAAACATCTCTTTTAGGTGCAGCAGATAAATTAAAACTCTATGCCTTAATTTTTGCTGGAAATTTAGAACGCCGAACCCAAACAGCTTTTCAAGAAATTGTAGAAAAAGATCCACTCTTGGTTCGACTTGAATTGTATGAACTTGGCTTTTCAAAAAATATGAAAAGAATTTCTCAGATTACAGATAAAAGTTTTGCTGAATTATACAAGGTTGATGAGAAATACTATGATGAAATATTACCTGCAATACGTGAAATTCCTTTTGATCTGATTCAATCAAAATCATTAGCGGTATGGAATGCAACTATTCCACAAGGCCCGGCACTGATCGGTATGGGTATTTCTGTAATTCGTGAAGGCTCAAGCGGAACACCTGAAAAACTAATGGCTGTTGTAGGTTATGTAAAAGCTGATCAATTTTTGAAAAACCTAAAAACATCAACACTGACTCAAGCTTTTATTATTGGGGCTGATGGACGTGTGCTCATTCATGCAAAACCAACTTATATGTCAGAGGCCCGCGATTTTTCTAAATCACCAATTGTAAATGAATTTAGACGTGGCAGTTTTTCTACAGGTGTCATGGAGTATTCTGATCAGGGTAAAGAGCAATTAGGTGCTTACTCGCGTGTAAGTGTAGGTGGTCTTGGCATTATCTCACAAGTTGAAAGTGCTCGAGCTTTTATGGCAGTAAAACAACTTATTACAAGATCACTTTTATTTGCACTGATCATCACGACTGTAACTTTTATCGCAACGATTTTCTTTTCACGCACATTAACGCAGCCTCTTCAAAAACTCATGGAGGCCATGGAGAAAGTGTCAGCGGGAAATCTCGATGCAGCACTTCAAATAAAATCACATGATGAAATTGCCGTATTATCGAATTCATTTAATCGCATGACACTTGATTTAAAAAGTTCACGTGTGCAGTTAGAAGAAATAAATAGAGAGCTAGAAAATAAAGTTATTGATCGCACTAAAAAATTAGAAGAACAAAACCACGCAGTAAAAGAAGCTCAAGAGGCACTTTTGAGAACAACACGTCTTGCCTCAGTGGGTGAGATTGCGGGTCGTACAGCTCATGAAGTTTTAAATCCACTTACAAGTCTTATGACGCGTATACAAAAAGTTCAAAAACGTCTTAACGATGAAGTTCTAACACACAAAGATCTTTTGGGGCAGATTGTAAAAGCATGGCAAGAAGAAATTCAAGAAAAAGGATTTGAGGGATTTTTAAGATCTCTTCAGGAGCCCTCATCGATTGATCCTAAAATGACACTCATGCAAGAAGATCTTCACAATATCACTCAGATATTTAAACACTGGGATGATGATATGGGCACCCTTGAGAAAGATACAAATTTTTTAATGCAACAAGCTGGCCGTATAGAAAAAATTCTAAAACAAATGAGATCTCTCAGTGCTGTATCAAGTTCTCGGGCAAAAATGAAAATTCACCCTATACTCCATGACGCCGTGAATATTGTGGCTGATCTCTTTGCTAAAAATAAAATTCAAGTAATCGAAAAATATAATGCGAGTATTGATTCTTCAAATATCGATCGCGATGAACTTATACAGGTTCTCACTAATTTAATGAGAAATGCACTGTACGCAGTAGCTGAATTAAAAGATCCGACAAAAAAAGGTTTTGTAAGAATTGAAACTTTTAATGACGGAAACAAACTCTGCATTGATATTAGCGATAATGGAATTGGAATTTCAAAAGAAAATCAAATCAAACTTTTTGAGAGTCAGTTTTCAACAAAATCTCCTGAGTTGGGCACGGGGCTTGGATTAAGTATTAGTCGAAGATTTGTTCGCGCATTTCATGGAGATCTTTATTTAGTACATAGTGATTCAAATGCTGAAACTAAATTTCGAATTGAATTGCCATTAAGTCAAAATACGCAACGTGAGGTAGCTGCATGA
- a CDS encoding adenylate/guanylate cyclase domain-containing protein — translation MSKEPQAEVKEFKVKLPIGFKLVSMMALMLVTSTLLVVFLATKLFSDDNTAFIQKATSDVAGQLANQTYEYLGTLVNVVTTITEIQTQNLDAARKSTAQHLQFKRNSELIAVMTWRKGGLSAERQSFASDKSKNEKIINSIKPSNKSWSGDIDIQRVTVAGQSYLTLSFPLAVDDKKNVVTAAVGIVDQTKFLQIYGKKGVVTSYLVDREGNVLAHPKETLVSSGANLKDVEIVKAMLESPVNNNQLRFLDQDSKYYLGAFRQVGVAGVGVISQVLEEKAFETANRVKYRSLLVAGVILCLAFAAVYFFSTTLTKPIKLLVELTRQIAAGDFNIKVKPKGHDEITALTHSFGKMATGLAERDKLKETFNKFHSKEIAEAILSGEIKLGGTRQKATVFFSDIRGFTSISEGLEAEQVVEMLNEYMTSMVSVITQHKGVVDKYVGDAIMAVWGAPVPKPNDTWNAVSACIAMRVQLVVFNDARMAKGKKPIKIGMGLHYGELIAGNIGSTEKMEYTVIGDTVNTASRVESLTKEYGTDLLISDAVYQQVKNKLIVEPITSKVKGKADALKAFKVRGYIDESGKEIIVETAYSTYQSEQSDKVVHDKKEAA, via the coding sequence ATGAGTAAAGAACCCCAGGCCGAAGTTAAAGAATTTAAAGTAAAACTACCAATTGGTTTTAAGCTGGTATCAATGATGGCTCTTATGTTGGTAACATCCACACTTCTTGTGGTATTTTTAGCTACAAAACTCTTTAGTGACGATAATACAGCATTTATTCAAAAGGCGACTAGTGATGTCGCGGGGCAGCTTGCCAATCAGACATACGAATATCTAGGGACACTAGTAAATGTTGTTACAACGATTACTGAGATTCAAACGCAAAACCTAGACGCAGCACGAAAGTCTACTGCTCAACATTTACAATTTAAGCGTAATAGTGAATTGATTGCGGTTATGACCTGGAGAAAAGGTGGTCTTTCTGCAGAAAGACAAAGTTTCGCTAGCGATAAATCAAAAAATGAAAAGATCATTAATAGTATAAAACCATCTAATAAATCTTGGTCAGGCGATATTGATATTCAAAGAGTGACTGTCGCTGGGCAAAGTTATCTTACACTTAGCTTTCCATTAGCTGTTGATGATAAAAAAAATGTCGTTACAGCAGCTGTAGGAATTGTTGATCAAACAAAGTTTTTACAAATTTATGGGAAAAAAGGTGTTGTAACATCTTACCTTGTTGATCGCGAAGGTAATGTATTGGCGCATCCAAAAGAAACCTTAGTGAGTTCAGGTGCAAATTTAAAAGATGTTGAGATTGTAAAAGCAATGCTTGAAAGCCCTGTTAATAATAACCAATTGCGATTTCTTGATCAAGATAGTAAATACTATTTAGGTGCATTCAGACAAGTGGGTGTTGCAGGTGTTGGGGTTATTTCACAAGTTTTAGAAGAGAAGGCATTTGAAACTGCAAATCGTGTAAAATACCGATCATTACTTGTTGCCGGGGTCATACTCTGTTTAGCATTTGCTGCCGTGTACTTCTTCTCAACAACTTTGACAAAACCAATTAAGTTGCTCGTTGAACTCACCCGGCAAATTGCAGCAGGGGATTTTAATATTAAGGTAAAACCAAAAGGCCATGACGAGATCACGGCCCTTACTCATTCATTCGGTAAGATGGCAACAGGTTTGGCAGAGCGTGATAAACTTAAAGAGACATTTAATAAATTTCACTCAAAAGAAATTGCCGAAGCTATTTTATCTGGTGAAATAAAACTTGGTGGTACCCGTCAAAAAGCCACAGTATTTTTTAGTGATATTCGAGGATTTACTTCTATTAGTGAAGGTCTTGAAGCTGAACAAGTAGTAGAAATGCTCAATGAATATATGACTTCAATGGTTTCTGTGATTACACAGCATAAAGGTGTGGTTGATAAATATGTGGGCGATGCCATCATGGCTGTGTGGGGTGCTCCAGTACCTAAACCCAATGATACGTGGAACGCTGTTAGTGCCTGCATTGCGATGCGAGTTCAACTTGTAGTGTTTAATGATGCGCGCATGGCAAAAGGAAAAAAACCAATCAAAATCGGTATGGGTCTACATTATGGTGAATTAATTGCCGGTAATATTGGTTCGACAGAAAAAATGGAATACACGGTAATCGGCGATACTGTCAACACGGCTTCACGGGTTGAATCTTTGACCAAAGAATATGGAACAGACCTTTTAATATCAGATGCAGTTTATCAACAAGTAAAAAATAAACTCATCGTTGAGCCAATCACATCAAAAGTGAAAGGTAAAGCTGATGCCCTCAAGGCATTTAAAGTCAGAGGATACATCGATGAAAGTGGCAAAGAAATAATTGTGGAAACAGCTTATTCAACGTACCAATCAGAACAATCCGATAAAGTCGTGCACGATAAAAAAGAAGCGGCGTAA
- a CDS encoding metallophosphoesterase, which produces MLFVLLLASLLTFNAIAANTGVIEITQPQNYTRVVAVSDIHGSIRRLRELLINSNLINDADKWTGGRTLFIVTGDSIDKGHNSIGVLDLWMKLEPQIAQAGGKFIHVLGNHEAEFLADPMNYKADELRAELKEKGIKLKELTDENFPRGKFIRSMPLAARVGKWLFCHSGHYPKMTWAAFKTKAQQVLSSGDYSNEFLIGENSILTDKEWWKYNSQLKEVKAVLNKNGIFGVVFGHDPNAFRTPSEIQAVEGYTFIKIDVGINRVAGGNPGRLLIFPEPSQLNEMVAPTVLSMDELGKAYKVK; this is translated from the coding sequence ATGCTTTTTGTCCTCTTATTAGCGAGTCTTTTAACTTTCAACGCCATTGCGGCTAATACGGGTGTCATTGAGATTACTCAGCCGCAAAATTACACCCGTGTTGTGGCTGTGAGCGATATTCATGGATCCATCCGACGTTTGCGCGAATTACTTATAAATTCCAATTTAATAAATGATGCCGACAAATGGACGGGTGGCCGCACTCTTTTTATCGTTACAGGTGATTCAATTGATAAGGGGCATAACAGCATTGGTGTTCTTGATCTATGGATGAAGTTAGAACCACAAATTGCTCAGGCTGGCGGAAAATTTATTCATGTTCTCGGAAACCACGAAGCTGAATTCTTAGCTGACCCTATGAATTACAAAGCCGACGAACTTAGAGCAGAATTAAAAGAAAAAGGAATTAAACTAAAAGAACTCACCGATGAAAATTTTCCCCGCGGAAAATTTATTCGCTCGATGCCCCTAGCTGCACGTGTGGGTAAATGGTTGTTTTGTCACTCTGGGCATTATCCAAAAATGACATGGGCGGCATTTAAAACTAAAGCGCAGCAAGTACTTTCTAGTGGTGATTATTCAAATGAGTTTTTAATTGGAGAAAATTCCATTTTAACTGACAAAGAGTGGTGGAAATATAATTCACAACTCAAGGAGGTTAAGGCGGTACTTAATAAAAATGGAATATTTGGAGTTGTGTTTGGGCATGACCCCAATGCTTTTCGAACGCCGAGTGAAATTCAAGCTGTAGAGGGTTACACGTTTATTAAAATTGATGTGGGAATTAATCGAGTGGCGGGCGGAAACCCAGGTAGGCTTTTGATATTTCCTGAGCCAAGTCAGCTTAATGAAATGGTTGCCCCTACAGTTCTCTCAATGGACGAATTGGGGAAAGCCTACAAGGTAAAATAA
- a CDS encoding response regulator translates to MSSNVIDPKEATFLIVDDDGQVRDILAQYLNSFGFNKVIQAKDGKAAIKIIQNHSQRIDFIISDWEMPHIDGLTLLRAVRKDPARASIKFLMVSSQSSHERMKISKAAKSRVDAYLVKPFRANILKDKINILMNGEIDESAAEFEAALNREVPSNNYILAKVAKTSAKINPKTGTVRINSELPPEKYDLKQMNIQLIINLAKSYTKVKWFDKAVKLSSDAIVYFPDNADLHFYVGQAYFFKQEFDQAIKFLKTAVKLQPYHVGAHSLLNEINNLQKTG, encoded by the coding sequence ATGAGTAGCAATGTGATTGATCCGAAAGAGGCAACTTTTTTGATCGTCGATGATGATGGTCAAGTAAGAGATATTTTAGCTCAGTACCTTAATAGTTTTGGATTCAATAAAGTAATTCAAGCTAAAGATGGTAAGGCAGCAATTAAAATTATTCAAAATCACAGCCAGCGTATTGATTTTATCATTTCAGATTGGGAGATGCCACACATCGATGGTCTAACTTTACTGCGCGCCGTGCGTAAAGACCCAGCGCGCGCTAGCATAAAGTTCTTAATGGTAAGTTCGCAAAGTTCTCATGAGCGCATGAAAATTTCAAAAGCGGCAAAGTCGCGTGTTGATGCGTATCTTGTAAAGCCATTTCGCGCAAATATTCTCAAAGATAAAATTAATATTCTTATGAATGGTGAAATTGACGAAAGTGCTGCTGAGTTCGAAGCCGCACTTAATCGTGAAGTGCCATCAAATAATTATATTTTAGCTAAAGTAGCCAAGACCTCTGCTAAGATAAATCCCAAAACGGGCACTGTGAGAATTAATAGTGAACTCCCTCCTGAAAAATATGATCTCAAGCAAATGAACATTCAACTTATTATAAATTTAGCTAAATCATATACGAAGGTGAAGTGGTTTGATAAAGCGGTTAAGCTGAGTAGCGATGCCATCGTATACTTTCCTGATAATGCGGATTTACACTTTTACGTCGGGCAAGCGTATTTTTTTAAACAAGAATTTGATCAGGCTATAAAATTTCTTAAAACAGCTGTCAAACTACAACCCTATCATGTTGGTGCTCATAGCCTTTTAAATGAGATCAATAATTTACAAAAGACGGGATGA
- a CDS encoding FecR domain-containing protein translates to MKRVLIYNFIVILVSLGGASACGYYLYADIYLNRSTSEGLEIAGVLTEIQQSVKRKFGDNMLWDLVNANEKLYWNDSIQTSEKSQAHIRLDDGSKISLGESSLVVLERNNNKLSLSLKSGQLVVDSQASADSQIKINGMDLAAAGKGTMSLQVDAEKGQLTATTMGVDGTGKQITIDKDGTMSEKEIPTILESPAPLSREYIDAAQTAITFTWQAKNNSPRILELAKDKNFKQMVIQKKLTTKKYLTNLKAGSFYWRVKTEGEKEINVSETRSFEIIQMNTPVLTTPDKNQSMAFRNDMPVVEFSWKGDTNSTKYLFETSDKEDFSNIRFKEETNNLYVRTSKISEGKNFWRVSAIYNEHVKVSNPSFVQVNKLKEALPPELMSPDNNFKLTFDIFQKANGIQFRWKSQVTETVEKFKFVLSRNEKLKDELVSFETTQNETLLKENYPEGIYYWSVGLKNLDGEWKHHEIRKLELGPLVPLLSPPVILGWSDTTELDLLKNPLIKWRWKKVEGAASYKFKLLKMGSKEEVVLEDTLNGVEKEKTDLPDGKYKWVVSSIDRYGRESEPTAHQFTVYHGKTLEAPDFDMSEVQ, encoded by the coding sequence GTGAAGAGAGTCCTTATATACAATTTCATAGTTATACTCGTCTCGCTAGGTGGTGCTAGTGCTTGCGGATACTATCTGTATGCTGATATTTATCTAAATCGCTCAACATCTGAAGGCCTTGAAATTGCTGGTGTGCTAACAGAAATACAACAATCTGTTAAACGCAAATTTGGCGACAATATGCTTTGGGACCTCGTTAATGCCAATGAAAAACTTTATTGGAATGATTCAATTCAAACTTCTGAAAAATCACAAGCGCACATTAGACTTGATGACGGGAGTAAAATATCACTCGGCGAATCAAGTCTTGTTGTACTTGAAAGAAATAACAACAAATTATCATTAAGTCTCAAAAGTGGACAATTGGTCGTTGATTCTCAAGCGTCTGCAGATTCACAAATTAAAATTAACGGTATGGATCTCGCAGCTGCAGGCAAAGGCACAATGTCATTGCAAGTAGATGCTGAAAAAGGACAATTAACTGCCACCACTATGGGGGTAGATGGTACAGGAAAACAAATCACCATTGATAAAGATGGTACGATGTCTGAAAAAGAAATTCCTACGATCCTAGAATCGCCAGCACCTTTATCTCGAGAATATATAGACGCCGCACAAACTGCTATAACTTTTACTTGGCAGGCGAAAAATAATAGTCCCAGAATTCTAGAATTAGCAAAAGATAAAAATTTTAAACAAATGGTCATTCAAAAGAAACTTACAACAAAAAAGTATTTAACAAACTTAAAAGCCGGTAGTTTTTATTGGCGCGTTAAGACCGAGGGTGAAAAAGAGATTAATGTGAGCGAAACACGTTCATTCGAAATTATTCAAATGAACACCCCAGTACTCACAACTCCAGATAAAAATCAATCTATGGCATTTAGAAACGATATGCCTGTTGTTGAATTTAGCTGGAAGGGTGATACAAATTCTACGAAGTATCTCTTTGAAACATCAGACAAAGAAGATTTTTCTAATATTCGATTCAAAGAAGAGACTAACAACTTATATGTTAGAACATCAAAAATTTCTGAAGGAAAGAATTTCTGGCGCGTTTCTGCTATTTACAATGAACATGTAAAAGTAAGTAACCCAAGCTTTGTACAGGTCAACAAATTAAAAGAAGCTCTACCACCAGAATTAATGTCGCCGGATAATAATTTTAAATTAACTTTTGATATTTTTCAAAAAGCTAATGGCATTCAATTTCGTTGGAAATCACAAGTTACCGAGACTGTTGAAAAATTTAAATTTGTACTTTCACGAAACGAAAAATTAAAAGATGAACTTGTTTCATTTGAAACAACACAAAATGAAACCCTCCTTAAAGAAAATTATCCAGAAGGTATCTATTATTGGTCCGTAGGTCTCAAAAACCTTGATGGCGAATGGAAGCATCATGAAATTCGTAAACTTGAACTAGGCCCTCTTGTTCCTCTACTTTCACCACCAGTCATTTTAGGTTGGTCAGACACTACAGAGCTTGATCTCTTAAAAAATCCACTTATCAAATGGCGCTGGAAAAAAGTCGAAGGCGCCGCCTCTTATAAATTTAAACTCCTAAAAATGGGCTCTAAAGAAGAAGTGGTTCTTGAAGATACACTTAATGGCGTTGAAAAAGAAAAAACAGATCTCCCAGACGGCAAATACAAATGGGTTGTATCTTCTATAGACCGCTATGGCCGCGAATCTGAACCAACAGCTCATCAATTCACTGTTTATCACGGAAAAACTCTTGAAGCTCCAGATTTTGATATGTCGGAGGTTCAATGA